The DNA window CGGCGCTCTCGAAATCCGAGAGCATGACCAGGGTCATGTAGAGCGTGCCCTCGGCGACGAAGAACTGACACGCTGCACTCCAGAGCACCGGCTTCAAGCACCGCGCCGAACGCAGCGCGTCCTTGATCTCCCCCGCGAAGTAGCGCGCCTGCAGCCGACGCGCGTGGTAGTAGTAGTAGGCGAGCAGCGTGCTCGGCGGGTTCGCCGCCTCGAATGCCTCCTCCTCGAAGCCGCCGCCGTTCAGCGTCGAGATGTTCGCGGTGAGGCCGCGCAAGCACTGGACCCCGCGCTGGATGGCCAGCAGGACGGGCGCCCCCATCCCGCGCTCCACGCTCCGCACCATCTCCAGGAGCCGCTCGCTCTCGCGGAACACCTCGTCCAGGCGCCGACCGGTGCTCATCAGCATCGACAACCGGTGGAGCGCGCCCAGCGTGATCCAGGTGACGTTGCCGGATCGCTGCGCTGCATCCAGGCCCTCCACCGGGTACTCCGCACATCGACGCAGCGGCTCGAACCAGACGGCAGAAAACGCGCCGAAGGTCGAGCGGATCATGCTCAGCCAGTAGAGCGCTCCCTCCCGGTGCGCGAGGTCGTAGCCGACCTTCCCGAACTGATACGAGCGACGGTAGTCGCGGAACCGCGGGATGAGGACCATCCCGGCGGTGACGTAGTTCATCGCCGCAGGGCCCGTGTTCCCGTGGCGGATGCAGAGGTTCAGCGTCCGCCCCATCATCATGTGGGACAGCCGCTCGTCCAGGTACCACGCCGGCACGAAGGTGATGGTGAGCACGGCCACCGCCGCCTCCAGCTCCGGATCGGTCATGGGAGGCAGATCCATCAGCGCTTCCATGGGGCGGTCGCCCAGCGCTTCCCAGACCTGCTCGAACTCTCCCTCCACATCGGCGTCGGAGACCTTCGTCGGGAACTCGACCCCGAGGATCCGCAAGCAGTCGAGGCAGGCCTGCACGGCCCTGTCGATCGCCATCTCGGCCATGTTCCGCTCGATCAGCAGGCGATAGGCGAGCTGCTTGTCGAGCTTGCGCTGCCCACGCTCCAGGAGCAGCGCGCACAGGCGCCGCGTCTCCTCGGCGTTCCCGGACAGGTGCTCGCACTCCGCGAGCTCGCTGTAGAGATCGTAGATGAGCTTGTAGTCGGACTTCCAGCACGACTCGTCGAGCAGCGCGGTCCCGGCGGAGAGGTAGCCTGCCGCAACGGGATACGCCGCCGACGCCTTCGCCTTCCTTCCAGCCAGCAGGCAGAGACCAGAGACGTCTTTCCTCTCGTCCACCTGCGAGAGGCTGCTCACCCCCAGGGTGTACTGATTGACGATGGCGAAGACCTTCTCGCCCAGCTGCTCGTCCGACACGCGCGCCTTCAAGGAGCGCGCGATTCGCAGGTGCACCTCGGCCCGCTCTGCCTCCGGGATCAGGAGGTACGCCGCCTGCTGGACGCGATCGTGCAAGAAGCCGTAGCTCTCGCCGAAGCGCAGCAGCAGCCCACTCTGCACCGCAGGCCTCAGGCGCTCATGGAGACCCGTGCGCGGCATGTCGTACGCCGACGCCAGCGTGTCGATCTCGAACTCGCTTCCCACGCAAGCCGCGAAGCGCAGCGCGATGGTCGTGGTCTCCGGAAGGCGCCGGAGCTTCTGCACCATCATCTCGATGACGTCGTCGGTCAGGCGGGCGGCCTGGATCTTCCCCAGGTCCCAGCACCACGCCAGGCGATCCTTGTCGAAGACGACCAGCCCGTCCTGCTCCAGCGTCGAGAGGAACTGGGTCGCGAAGAAGGGGTTCCCGTCCGTCTTCTCGTGGAGCAGCGCGCCGAGCGCCGCGCTCTGCTCGGGTGGGCAGCGGAAGGTGTCGCCGACCAGCTCCTTCAGGTCGTCGCGCGTCAGCGTCCCCAGCAGGATCCGCATCGTGCGCACGGACGCCTTGTGGATCTCGTCGAGCGCCGCGTTCAGCGGGTGCCCTGCGCCGACCTCGTTGTCCCGGAACGCGCCGATCACCAGGAGGTGGCCGATGTCCCCCTGGGTCAGCAAGCTGGTCAGCAGCGAGAGGCTCGCCGGATCGGACCACTGGAGATCGTCGAGGAAGAGCACCACCGGGTGCTCCCGGCTCGCCAGCACGCCGAAGAGCTGACGGAAGACGCTCTCGAAGCGGTGCCTCGCCTCGTTGCCGGGCAAAGGCTGCACCGGCGGCTGCGGCCCCAGCACCAGCTCCATGCGCGGGAGGATGTCGAGGACCACCTGCCCGTTCGGCGCGACGGCCTCGAGGATCTGCTGCCGCCACTGGGCGAGGCGCGCCTTGCTCTCCATGAGCAGCCGCTGCACCACCCGATCGAGCGCCTGGACGATGCCCGCATACGGGACACCCCGCTCGTACTGATCGGCCTTGCTCGAGATGAGCATGCCCCTCCGCCGCACGACGGGGCGGTACAGCTCATCCACCAGCACGGACTTGCCGATCCCCGGATGCCCGGTCACCAGCACCAGCTCCGGCTTCCCCTCCTCGCAGACGCGCTCGAACGCGGAAGACAGCGCGTTGATCTCCGCATCACGCCCGTAGAGCTTGTGCGGGATCCGGAGCTGCTCCGAGATGTCGTCGGCCCCCAGCTCGAACGTCGTCAGCACCGTCCCCGCCTCGATCAGGTCCAGGCAGTGCGTGAGATCTCGACCGAGCGCCGCCGACGTCTGGTATCGGTCCTCCGGCATCTTCGCCAGGAGCTTCATCACGACACGATCGATCGGGGAGGGCGTCTGCGGCGCCTGCTCCTGGACGGACCGAGGACGACGCGCGATGTGGCAGTGCACCCACTCGATGACACCGTCGGCCTCGAACGGCGGAGCCCCCGTCAGCAGCTCGTAGAGCACGACACCGAGCGCATACAGATCGCTGCGCTGATCGGACGCGCGGCTGATCCTCCCGGTCTGCTCTGGCGCCAGGTAAGGCAATGCCTCTGCGGGGACCGACGCGCGGCTCCCCGAGCGACCCCCACCGAGATAGAGATCGGACGCGCGCTGGACACTCGCCACCCGTCGCGTCTCGTCGATGAGGAGCGTGTCGGAGCGAATCCCTCCATCCGCGCCTGCGCGATGAGCCGACGAGAGCGCCCCCGAGAGGGCGATCGCGATCTTCAGGAACCGCGCTGGCTCCATGGGGGATCCGATGAGTTGTTTGAGCGGTAGCATGGCGGACTCCTGCAAAAGGGCAGCGGGAGGGGGCGCAGCCAAGCAGACCGCGAGACCGCGCACAGGCGCACGCTCGTCCAGAAGTCCAGCGCGCTGGACCCCCTCCCCACCTTGAGCGTGGATCACACGAGGAACGCTTTCAATGGATCCTCGTTGCTCCAACTTCCAACGCGCACGATGACCAGCACGAAGTCGATTCGACGCCGACGGCATCGGCGAAGCCCCCGCGCTCCCTCCCTGCGACCGGGGACTTCACCTGCGCCTCGACACGACGAGGGCAGGCTCGAAGCGACGAATCGAGCGAGTTCTCACGAGGGAATGGTGGGTGGCAGGCCCCGACGAGCGCGGCTCGGAGCAGGGGGGCGCGTGCCCCTGCCGTGGGAATCAGGAGCGCGAGCGGGAGCGCGAAGCGAGCGCCTCGGGCGTGTTCAAGGCGTGCTGGACGGGTCGGCGGGGTTGCTGAAGGCGTCCAGCTCGTCCCCGTCGCGGAAGCCATCCTCGTCTCGATCGAGGGCGGCGCGTACCCCCGAACCAGGTGGCACGCAGGTGTAGGTGAGCTCGCGGCCCGCGAGCTTGGCGAGGAGCTTCAACGCCGCGTGACCGATCGGCGGCAGCGCCACGCGGTTCTGCGCGAACTGCCCCGAGCCGATGTACAGGTAGCCGAGCTCTCTCAGAAGGAACTGGGTCTTGACGATCAGGTCGCACTCGCCCAGATCGGCCCGCGCCACGAGCAGATCGATCCTCGGCCCGGCCACCAGGTCATTGCTGCTCGTCAGCGTGATCTGCTGACCGACGATCGGGGCCAGGTCGGTGTCGAAGGCCAGCATGTACTGCTCGATCTGCCGGCGCTCTGCGTCGCCTGCCGGCGAGCTGGCGAAGCCGTTCGGCACCGGCGCGAACCCGAAGTCCACCGAGAACCCCAGCCCCAGCATGAAGCGGTAGACGGTGTCGATCGCCCCATCGTGCAGGAACCCCGTCCCCCGGACCTGATCCCCCATGTGCCCATTGTTTTGCGAGATCAGTCCTGGCGCCTCTGGCATCCCGAACATCCCGACCTTCTGGTAGACGTTCCGCAGGTGGGGCACCTTGAACATCTGCGTCTGGAAGTCGAACGTCGACGCGCCCGTCCCTCCGAAGAACCCGGATCCAGGGTCCAGCGTGTGGCACGTCTCGCAGCCGGCGACGGCGCACTCTCGAATGTCGAACAGCCCGCTGCCGGCCTGCTGCGCGACGGTCAACGTATTGTTCAGCGGTCGGATGGGGTTCGGCGGGTATTTCACCTGGAGGATGAAGTCCGCAAAGCTCTCCATCTCTCCCACGGTGATCGGGCTGGCCCGCCCGAGGAGATCCACGTAGGCCTCCCGGAACTTCATGAACGACGCATGCTCGTCGAACGAGCCCCCGTTGGGCTGCACGGAGAGCGCATCATTGCCTCCCGTCTTGTCACCCCGCCAGTGCATCGCCCCGTGGTTCGCCATGCCCCGCAGGCTCTGGGTCACCATCGGGCCCTTCATCGGGTGGAACTCCTCGGGCGTGGGAAGACCCGTGAACAGGTTGGTGGTGTCACCGATGAACGGCCCCGGGTGGTTGAACACCTCGGCGTCGGGGTTGCCGAGATCCCACGCCAGGCTGTCGAAATCACCGTACACGTGGCAGCTCGCGCACGAGGAGTCGCCGTGGCTGGACGAGGTCGACGCCTCGTAGAGGAAAGGGCGCCCCACCGTGACGCTCGACGGCTCCGGGTTGTACATCGGCACGTGCGCGATCTCGCTCTTGGTCGAGGTGTTGACCACCGAGATGGCGTTGTCGAACCGCGTCAGCACGTAGAGCCGCTGGCTTCCCTGGTCCAGCGCGAGCCCGGTCGGTCCGCCTCCGCTCACCTGGATCTGATTCGTCGTGCTGGGGACGAAGGTGTCCCCCTCGAGCTGGCTGGTGGAGAACACCCCGACCTTGCTCGAGCCGAGCGCCGCGACGTAGAGCGTGCTGCCATCGGGCGAGATCACCATGCTCTGGGGCAACGCGAGGCTCTTTGCGTTCTCGCCGTTCGGCAGTGGCGCGCAGCACGTGTCGTAATCGATGTGCTTGTTCAGGTGGCGAGGCGTGACGCTCCCCGCCCCCGGCGTGAGCACGGAGATCCGGCTCTCGTGCAGGTGACCCCGCAGCGTCTCCCCGGCGTAGATGCCCGGCCCCTCGAAGCGATCCAGGTTGAGCGCCTCGGTGTTGGAGACGTACACCTTCCCGCTCACCGGATTCACGGCCATGTTGTAGAGAATCGTCCCGACGCCCGTGAAGAAGCCTCCCGCCCCTGCGACCTGCGCCGGCGGGTTGGCCATTGCGTCGATGACGAAGACGTCCTTGTCCGGCAGGTTGAATTTCACCAGGTCGTCCCAGGTCCGCCCCAGCGTGTCCACCCAGTTCGAGCCGTCGAACTGGAGGATCAGCCCGACCTCGGGCGCCGGTAGCCCTTCGACGTTCGTCGCCGGCCCGGGGACGCCGTCGATCCCGAACCCGTCCGGGATCAAGGGCTCGAAGACCGTCGTCGTCCTGTTGCCCGAGTGGAACCCCGCC is part of the Chondromyces crocatus genome and encodes:
- a CDS encoding AAA family ATPase: MLPLKQLIGSPMEPARFLKIAIALSGALSSAHRAGADGGIRSDTLLIDETRRVASVQRASDLYLGGGRSGSRASVPAEALPYLAPEQTGRISRASDQRSDLYALGVVLYELLTGAPPFEADGVIEWVHCHIARRPRSVQEQAPQTPSPIDRVVMKLLAKMPEDRYQTSAALGRDLTHCLDLIEAGTVLTTFELGADDISEQLRIPHKLYGRDAEINALSSAFERVCEEGKPELVLVTGHPGIGKSVLVDELYRPVVRRRGMLISSKADQYERGVPYAGIVQALDRVVQRLLMESKARLAQWRQQILEAVAPNGQVVLDILPRMELVLGPQPPVQPLPGNEARHRFESVFRQLFGVLASREHPVVLFLDDLQWSDPASLSLLTSLLTQGDIGHLLVIGAFRDNEVGAGHPLNAALDEIHKASVRTMRILLGTLTRDDLKELVGDTFRCPPEQSAALGALLHEKTDGNPFFATQFLSTLEQDGLVVFDKDRLAWCWDLGKIQAARLTDDVIEMMVQKLRRLPETTTIALRFAACVGSEFEIDTLASAYDMPRTGLHERLRPAVQSGLLLRFGESYGFLHDRVQQAAYLLIPEAERAEVHLRIARSLKARVSDEQLGEKVFAIVNQYTLGVSSLSQVDERKDVSGLCLLAGRKAKASAAYPVAAGYLSAGTALLDESCWKSDYKLIYDLYSELAECEHLSGNAEETRRLCALLLERGQRKLDKQLAYRLLIERNMAEMAIDRAVQACLDCLRILGVEFPTKVSDADVEGEFEQVWEALGDRPMEALMDLPPMTDPELEAAVAVLTITFVPAWYLDERLSHMMMGRTLNLCIRHGNTGPAAMNYVTAGMVLIPRFRDYRRSYQFGKVGYDLAHREGALYWLSMIRSTFGAFSAVWFEPLRRCAEYPVEGLDAAQRSGNVTWITLGALHRLSMLMSTGRRLDEVFRESERLLEMVRSVERGMGAPVLLAIQRGVQCLRGLTANISTLNGGGFEEEAFEAANPPSTLLAYYYYHARRLQARYFAGEIKDALRSARCLKPVLWSAACQFFVAEGTLYMTLVMLSDFESADEATRKEYTADIATNKELLDLWAENYPPNFLAMKLLVEAEQARVDHRVEDALRLYDQAAQVASEYDFVHFEALAKELGGQFCLTQGLTTLAGALLREARSCYVKWGADGKVSQIDRRYAQLFSAASAPMGKVTSTQLEQIDVLTVVKTCQAISSEIDQKKLLSTLLGIIVEHAGAQTCHFLVPTGEEMGVNATAVVGESSIDVEVFAPCRPVSEQPMPESMIHYVKRTREQIILDDPASQSLFSSDGYIERVRPKSVLCCPVMRQGTLMGILYLENNLTLGAFSGRKLALLEFITAQSSISMENAALYQALQQENAERSQTENSLRESEERLRRLVEERAASESTLREKLQIIEQQQQAIRALSTPIIEVWEGVLTMPILGALDSGTAAHMMEVMLDAVVRQQARYVIVDLTAVHSLDSNMADQLIRLVRAVHLLGSEGIVVGLRPEVAQTMVLMGIDLASMTTLANLRQALLRCMTRQEKKVTAREPHGFASLSARR
- a CDS encoding YncE family protein, which encodes MAVSVESSASSYTLFESGQVRPLVLSADGKRLFAANTPDGRVEVFHVGPLGLTHLTSIPVGMEPVALALRDERELWVVNHLSDSVSVVQLSATRLGGRVTRTLLVGDEPRDIVFAGPSRRRAFITTAHRGQNNPNDPQLTTPGVGRADVWVFDADNLGASLGGTPLSIVTLFTDTPRALAVSPNGQRVYAAGFHSGNRTTTVFEPLIPDGFGIDGVPGPATNVEGLPAPEVGLILQFDGSNWVDTLGRTWDDLVKFNLPDKDVFVIDAMANPPAQVAGAGGFFTGVGTILYNMAVNPVSGKVYVSNTEALNLDRFEGPGIYAGETLRGHLHESRISVLTPGAGSVTPRHLNKHIDYDTCCAPLPNGENAKSLALPQSMVISPDGSTLYVAALGSSKVGVFSTSQLEGDTFVPSTTNQIQVSGGGPTGLALDQGSQRLYVLTRFDNAISVVNTSTKSEIAHVPMYNPEPSSVTVGRPFLYEASTSSSHGDSSCASCHVYGDFDSLAWDLGNPDAEVFNHPGPFIGDTTNLFTGLPTPEEFHPMKGPMVTQSLRGMANHGAMHWRGDKTGGNDALSVQPNGGSFDEHASFMKFREAYVDLLGRASPITVGEMESFADFILQVKYPPNPIRPLNNTLTVAQQAGSGLFDIRECAVAGCETCHTLDPGSGFFGGTGASTFDFQTQMFKVPHLRNVYQKVGMFGMPEAPGLISQNNGHMGDQVRGTGFLHDGAIDTVYRFMLGLGFSVDFGFAPVPNGFASSPAGDAERRQIEQYMLAFDTDLAPIVGQQITLTSSNDLVAGPRIDLLVARADLGECDLIVKTQFLLRELGYLYIGSGQFAQNRVALPPIGHAALKLLAKLAGRELTYTCVPPGSGVRAALDRDEDGFRDGDELDAFSNPADPSSTP